The Spinacia oleracea cultivar Varoflay chromosome 2, BTI_SOV_V1, whole genome shotgun sequence DNA segment cttttgttcttttctttttctgattttttttattttataaatttccaGATATATTAAATAATGCAGTTAATAATTCAGAACAAAATGATGCTAATGAGGATCCAGAATCCTATGTGGTTGTTGGCCAAGGTACATGAATTGTACTTTTACTTGTTTATCACAATGTTCGTTTACGTCTTGTGTTTGTTCCTTTATCATACTTATGATGTTCTTTGTGTTCTTTTTTATCGTCATGCAGATTTTGAAGAACCAGTTTCATTAGAGGGAAGTGTAGTTAAGGATGATGATGAGGCGTATGAGTTATACAACAGTCATGCATTTAGGAATGGTTTTGGTACTAGGAAGGGTAAAAAGGAGTATAGAAGTGGTACTAGAATAGTTCGACAACGGTTTTTTGTTTGTGCATACGAGGGGTTTAAAAATCCAGATGGTGTTGTGCCTAAATCCTTTAAAACAATTGATAGGAGAACTGGATGCAAGGCTTCAGTTCAGTTTGATGTTGATAAGAAAACTGGAGTGTATGTTCTTTCTAAACATTCCCGTCTGCATAACCATTCAATGGTTCCTGCTAATAAGAGACACCTTATTAGGTCACATAGGCACATTTCAAAAGAACAATTGGcttttcttactacttttacttGTAGTGGCACGAAGCTTGCTGATGTTTTTAGAGCTATGAGGAAAGAAGTTGGTGGTGAGGCGAATTTAGGCTTCATTGTTCCTGACGCGTATGATGCTGTTTTGgcagagaagaagaaaaagttGGATGGTTGTGATTCAAATCAGTTGATCAGATGGTTCGCTATGAGGCAAGCTAAAGAACATgatttttattatgattttcaaTTGAATGAAGAGAATCAGttgatcaattttttttggagaGATGGAAGAATGCGGTCTGATTATGAAGCTTTTGGTGATTTATTGATTCATGATACAACTTATCGTACTAATAAATACGATATGATTTGTGGGCCTTTTGTTGGAATGAATCTTCACACTCAAAATATCTTGTTTGGAGTGGGTTTTATATTGAATGAGAAGGCAGGTACTTTTGACtggctttttaattcttttttgaCTTCAATGGGAGGGAAGCAACCTGTGACTATCATGACTGATCAATCTTCTGCCATGGACAAGGCTATAAGGTAAAGTTCTTTTAGGTTGTTTGTATGTTCCACTACAGGAAAATGATACATATGTAGACGGAATAATTGTGACGGTGTAACAAAGGGTCGCAAGGATTTTGGGGGCGCGAATACTACTTTGCAAATTGCGGCGGTTTAGAGGGTCGCAATATATTACGACACACTAAAGCGTCGCTATTTACCATAAAAAACACGTGAAACCCACGTGTTAATATTTCGCCAAATATTTTCGCCAAATATTTTCGCCAAAAAGATATCCCGCCTAACTCTGTTCCCACGCCCTGCTCCCACGCCCTGCTCCACGATTTTCTCCCTCAAACAACCGACTAAACCCTCACTCTCAACAATCAACTGCTCTCTACTCTCAACAATCAACTGCTCTCTGAAACATTCCTAGAGAATCGCTCAAGCTTTCGGAATCCCCTCAATTTCGTCGGTAAATCCTCAAATTCGTCCACAGTTTGTAgcaataatctcattcctctcAATATTTAAGGATTGAAATCCCAGCTGGTTAATTCGTCTTCATAATTGCCCAAACAAAACCATCTCAAGCATCTATAAATTAGTGTTTTTTTCTGGAGAAATTCGTTCGTGGGTTGTAGAATTACAGCTAGTTTGTTTTTTCAGATAGATTCGCCCAATTCAATCAAGAAATTCTTGAaggtttgtttatttttttacttttatctGCGGAatttgtgtgtttgattttttttaattcatacTGATAGTAATTTTCTTGCAATTTAACAGATTTATGCAAGAATTCAACatattgtttttatgttttaatttagGGTTAATATGTAGTTAGTTTCGATCAAGGCTgtattttaattactttttaatttctattggttttcttaGTCATTTATATTGCATATAGATTCTAGTTGTTTTATATTTCTGCTTATTACAACAGAGATGCTGATGTTGTTGTTTAATTGCTGTTTAAATTTCAATGCTTTTACAAAATCATCAATAATAATTCACTTGCACAGTTGTGATTTGCGTTGGCCGAGTTTTTCATAGAACCGTAGCTTAAATTTCCACCCCTTTAATTTTTATTCTCTGTTTTGGGTGGGATTTTTGTTGATGAGCTTCTGCGATTGCGGTGGTGTTGGTAACTGCAGACTGTTGTGCGGTATGTTGTGTTGTTATCCGGGTTGCCTCTACATTTATGTTCTTATTGCCAATTGTGCTTTTGCAAATGCATCCTGTGAAGGTTTAGGCTTTACTATCTTTCTCAATTTCAACGTTGCTAGCTACTAAAGCCAATACTATGGCCCGTGAATTTGTTTTGGGTATTCCCCCTCCGACCTCTTATTAATCAAACCGATTAGTTTGTGGGTGGTTTCATTGGATgtgattttttatattttactcCTGTTTATAACATCTTATATGGTTGAATTTCCCAAGATTTTTCTTGCATTTGGTGATTTCTGACTGAATATAAATGCATATTGTTGTTTTGATAGGTTATCCTAACCCACAATAGGTAAGCTGTATATAACTAGACTCTGCAATATTTGTGAATACTGGGAAAATAAATTTACCTTAACTAGTAATACAAAAGCAAAGTAATCAGTTAACAAGAGATTAGACTCTAGATATTAGGTAATTTCATTAGACTTAGATGCTACTGCTAGTTAAGGTACATTTATTTTCCCAGTATGACGTTCTGCAATGAGATGTAATTACCTCAGTATGACGTTATGCAATGAGTTGTAATTACCTCAAGAAAAGCCCAAATTTCCTCGAAAAGTTCCtttaaaatcacaaaaataATTAGAAAACATCCCAAAACTAGTTGTATTCTGCTTTCTGTGTGGGAGGATGGTTTTCCATATATTTTTCCAAGGTTCAGCTTCAAATATTATTAACCTCTTTAATCCGTACTGAATTTCTGTTTCAGAGAAATAAATTATCTATAAATTTCTCGTAAATTAACCAGGGTTCTTTAGCATTGGATATAGGAAGACTAGCAGGAGGATATGGAATGGGTGCCTTCTCCAATGTGGTATGTATGCTTTGGAGTTATATGCCATCTTTCTAGACAAAAAAACTCTGTTCAATGGCCACATTTTTGCAGCTTTACATTGAAGTGCTAGCCAACATGATATGGTAAAATCAACAGGTACCTGTTTACATTGCGGAAATATCACCTGTAAATCTCCGAGGAGCACTTACAACATTAAACCAGGTATTTTTGTAACTGTTGTACTTCATGTTTTACTAAAAATTCTTGCAGTTACCATATCAAATTTTAATAATGATATTATTACGGTTTTTGCATAGACTTACACTATTTTCTCCTATTGTAGGTCATGATCTGTACTGGCGTCTCAGTGGCGTTTATAATAGGGATAGTTTTATCATGGAGGACTTTAGCATTAACTGGTAAAGAATTAGGGAAAAGGAGTTCATTGCTGAGTTTGATTACTTAAAACAAAAATCTTAGACTTTGTAGCAAGAGACTTACTAGCCATATAATGCAGGACTTGTTCCATGTGCTGTTCTGCTTTTGGGTTTATGCTTCATTCCAGAATCTCCAAGATGGATGGTAAGCATACAGAATCATTTCAAAATTAGGTATAAAATTCAATTGGAACAATCATATCAAATCAAAGTAAATACAGGCGAAAATAGGATCTCAAAAGGAGTTTGAAGCTGCATTTCAGAAACTTCGTGGCAAGGATGCAGATATAACCCATGAGGCTGCTGAGATTCAAGTACTAGTTGTTCTAAGCTGGTTCTTTCAATTTGACTATTATTATACTCAAGCACTGAAGTGGCCTACTCATATTTGCACATTACGACTTTCAATTGACAGGATTACATAGAAGAACTCGAAAAGATGCCCAAAGCTAATATGTTTGACTTGTTTCAAAAGAGGTATCTACGTTCTGTAACGGTAAGACTTCTACCCTTGTTATATGTTATCAGCTGATTGTGTCAAATTTGTG contains these protein-coding regions:
- the LOC130467935 gene encoding protein FAR1-RELATED SEQUENCE 5-like; amino-acid sequence: MENSQIFHDFSVSTSISNDSSSCHLNSSAENQSYEDILNNAVNNSEQNDANEDPESYVVVGQDFEEPVSLEGSVVKDDDEAYELYNSHAFRNGFGTRKGKKEYRSGTRIVRQRFFVCAYEGFKNPDGVVPKSFKTIDRRTGCKASVQFDVDKKTGVYVLSKHSRLHNHSMVPANKRHLIRSHRHISKEQLAFLTTFTCSGTKLADVFRAMRKEVGGEANLGFIVPDAYDAVLAEKKKKLDGCDSNQLIRWFAMRQAKEHDFYYDFQLNEENQLINFFWRDGRMRSDYEAFGDLLIHDTTYRTNKYDMICGPFVGMNLHTQNILFGVGFILNEKAGTFDWLFNSFLTSMGGKQPVTIMTDQSSAMDKAIR
- the LOC130467936 gene encoding sugar transporter ERD6-like 7, with protein sequence MGAFSNVVPVYIAEISPVNLRGALTTLNQVMICTGVSVAFIIGIVLSWRTLALTGLVPCAVLLLGLCFIPESPRWMAKIGSQKEFEAAFQKLRGKDADITHEAAEIQDYIEELEKMPKANMFDLFQKRYLRSVTVTLEIPWVKWEDGWTWEVKAQLMEAVEWPQKHQDAFERIGTCPPTGVLLFGPPWMQQNAHGPSCSF